In the Leptospira sp. WS4.C2 genome, one interval contains:
- the fliH gene encoding flagellar assembly protein FliH, with product MAKLVFKPIQIADLQEEVEIQLPDKYKKFHKTDEQEDFEIDQEGNIIEQYQGPSIEEIEAELQRYRQETEEQVRQLLEDAKKQAKAIEEEGRTKAFQMVQDSKEKIKLEEDSGRAKAEQILDRAKMEVERMIKEAEMKQAEIEHEAYQKGYDAGREVGFKKGQGEVRRLIDRLGTIIGKAIDIREEMIAASEKQMVEMILVIARKVIKDEIIERKEIVLNNIREAMKRIKDRDRIDIRVNFADLELTTAHKDELIKLMESLRKVNIYEDSRVDRGGVIIETDVGAIDARISTQLKEIEEAIRNVEPI from the coding sequence ATGGCAAAACTAGTCTTTAAACCCATTCAAATTGCCGACTTACAAGAAGAAGTTGAGATTCAACTTCCTGATAAGTACAAAAAGTTCCATAAAACCGACGAACAAGAAGACTTCGAGATAGACCAAGAAGGGAATATCATCGAACAATACCAAGGCCCATCGATTGAAGAAATCGAAGCGGAACTACAAAGGTATCGCCAAGAGACAGAAGAACAAGTCCGCCAATTATTAGAAGACGCTAAAAAACAAGCCAAAGCCATTGAAGAAGAAGGAAGGACCAAAGCCTTCCAAATGGTCCAAGACTCCAAAGAGAAAATAAAATTAGAAGAAGACTCTGGTCGCGCCAAAGCGGAACAAATCTTAGATCGTGCAAAGATGGAAGTCGAACGTATGATCAAAGAAGCCGAAATGAAACAGGCGGAGATCGAACACGAAGCATACCAAAAAGGTTACGATGCAGGTCGTGAAGTAGGATTCAAAAAAGGCCAAGGGGAAGTAAGACGACTCATTGACCGACTAGGAACTATCATCGGTAAGGCGATCGACATTCGTGAAGAAATGATTGCTGCATCTGAAAAACAAATGGTAGAAATGATTCTTGTCATCGCACGAAAGGTAATCAAAGACGAAATCATTGAACGTAAAGAAATTGTACTCAATAACATTCGTGAAGCAATGAAACGAATTAAAGATCGTGATCGCATTGATATTCGTGTTAACTTTGCTGATTTGGAACTAACAACGGCACACAAGGACGAACTCATCAAACTTATGGAATCTCTCCGAAAGGTCAATATCTACGAAGATTCTCGAGTGGATCGTGGTGGTGTTATCATCGAAACAGATGTGGGAGCAATCGACGCGAGGATTTCTACACAGCTCAAAGAAATCGAAGAGGCCATTCGAAACGTCGAACCGATATGA
- a CDS encoding ATP-binding protein: protein MISKSRIYQLVFGFAFVLLPAVFSLAAEPCGTMITSFERPVVLKTDWLFRKGDNLDWRDESVEESFWVKRSVPDYGISKTENLTGYHWYRCSFYLPENYTTPVEPIAIQLGRIRDIDEFYLNGTLIDKTGTVLPKLEVDFQKIRIYSLPTHILKPGLNVMAIRIYAATNLNGLKESPTIAKERLLRETVFSKEAFAMVCGYVFIFMGIYFLVGSIVRGRAGENFFFALFSIFMGIYVLIRTQHRDILFESFTWSYVSELLVLICLPIFFINFMHQYLKMKRNVVLLVYEVFLFALFVITLFFRTPKTWILVIALFNYALPVAMGLVIYLFVHNGKANIAKVKYILIGIASLLPTILIDSLSALEIISMPGTLYLGFLIFLVMISIQLSNDIVLGLENFIEQEKELIQMERVKTGFLINLSSEFKSGMEKIKKAIDNISVNSVKNSSKEQTKVPTKSAPKKKAKTKSGSKHELDPVKQAEDHISYMSYMVEEAILLRKLEDRTYIPFYETFSVAELIRNCVSSVENHLEQYRKTTSIEAKPNDLEIYFPKELFFCILRNLVENAYQYTDPKTDITIEFFNRDGYHQLIVMDEGMGLSQLEMETIFQKFVRGYRDKKNEIPGAGIGLTLVEATTKFLGGTVSLKSSEGMGAKFTIRIPEKPKK, encoded by the coding sequence ATGATTTCGAAATCCCGCATTTACCAACTTGTATTCGGGTTCGCATTCGTTTTGTTACCAGCTGTTTTCAGTTTGGCTGCAGAACCTTGCGGAACCATGATCACATCCTTCGAAAGACCCGTTGTTTTAAAAACAGACTGGTTATTTAGGAAGGGTGACAACTTAGATTGGCGTGATGAGTCAGTTGAAGAATCATTTTGGGTCAAAAGATCGGTTCCCGATTATGGAATTTCAAAAACAGAAAACCTAACAGGATATCATTGGTATCGGTGTTCTTTTTATTTACCAGAAAACTATACAACGCCTGTAGAACCAATTGCCATCCAACTGGGTCGGATCCGAGATATTGATGAGTTTTATCTCAATGGAACTTTAATCGATAAAACAGGAACCGTTTTGCCAAAATTGGAAGTAGACTTCCAAAAAATCAGAATTTATTCCTTACCAACTCACATTCTAAAACCAGGTCTCAACGTGATGGCGATTCGCATTTATGCAGCGACCAATCTAAATGGACTCAAAGAATCCCCCACGATTGCTAAAGAACGTTTGTTACGTGAAACAGTTTTTTCGAAAGAAGCTTTTGCCATGGTGTGCGGGTATGTATTTATATTTATGGGAATTTATTTTTTAGTAGGCTCCATTGTGCGTGGCCGAGCCGGAGAGAACTTTTTCTTTGCCCTCTTTTCTATTTTCATGGGAATCTATGTTTTAATTCGTACTCAACATCGTGATATTTTATTTGAAAGTTTTACTTGGTCTTATGTTTCAGAACTCTTAGTTCTCATCTGCCTTCCTATATTTTTCATCAACTTCATGCACCAGTATTTAAAGATGAAACGAAACGTGGTGTTACTAGTTTATGAAGTATTTCTCTTTGCTTTATTTGTTATCACTTTGTTTTTTAGAACTCCTAAAACATGGATTTTGGTCATTGCTCTTTTTAATTATGCCTTACCAGTGGCAATGGGTCTTGTGATTTATCTATTTGTCCACAATGGAAAAGCAAATATTGCAAAGGTGAAATACATTCTCATTGGGATTGCCTCTTTGTTGCCGACCATCCTGATTGATAGTCTTTCTGCATTAGAAATCATATCTATGCCAGGAACTTTATATTTAGGATTTTTGATATTTCTTGTAATGATTTCGATTCAACTTTCGAACGATATTGTTTTGGGTTTAGAAAACTTTATCGAACAAGAAAAAGAATTAATCCAAATGGAAAGGGTAAAAACTGGCTTTCTAATCAACCTATCCTCTGAATTCAAATCAGGTATGGAAAAGATCAAAAAGGCAATTGACAATATATCAGTAAACTCAGTTAAAAACAGTTCAAAAGAACAAACAAAAGTACCTACAAAATCTGCACCAAAAAAGAAAGCTAAAACTAAATCTGGATCAAAACATGAGTTAGATCCCGTAAAACAGGCTGAAGATCATATTTCTTATATGAGTTATATGGTAGAGGAAGCAATCCTCTTACGTAAATTAGAAGATAGAACATACATTCCCTTTTACGAAACATTTTCTGTAGCAGAGTTAATTCGAAATTGTGTTTCCAGTGTAGAAAACCATTTAGAACAATATAGAAAAACTACATCTATTGAAGCAAAACCAAATGACTTGGAAATCTACTTTCCTAAAGAATTATTTTTTTGTATTTTAAGAAACCTAGTAGAGAATGCCTACCAATACACTGATCCAAAAACAGATATTACTATAGAATTTTTTAATCGTGATGGTTACCACCAGCTCATTGTTATGGATGAAGGTATGGGTCTTAGCCAATTAGAGATGGAGACCATCTTTCAAAAGTTTGTTCGAGGATATCGTGATAAAAAAAATGAAATCCCTGGGGCAGGGATTGGACTCACTTTAGTCGAAGCTACAACAAAATTTTTAGGTGGAACCGTAAGTTTAAAGTCGAGCGAAGGTATGGGAGCAAAATTCACAATCCGTATCCCGGAGAAACCTAAAAAATGA
- a CDS encoding 7TM diverse intracellular signaling domain-containing protein gives MKFFIFNRLLILALFLFVSNCTRSTDENTVVLRLDGDDWGIYFNDNADILSNEFNANNLDIITVPSNFRNLNRSYRGSIWVRKSFDITTEQHQKSLALQLGKIYESDEVFINGVLIGKNNSAFGKDPDEFAFGRPRIYPIPHDLLLDGENVLIIKIDSSLSTSAGIITGPIRIVTYEEALNGNLYDSLVELIFVGFYLFIALFFFINFFNLRDKKEYFSFSILALIFSAYELSKNEVRFFLIDHFAVLKFIEYSFLFILPYGFIKFIQDFFELKPFKYQRIYLLTQFLFIAVFALVHNPVFWYNFIGYWDIHLLVVIAYAIYVTFIKFRDQTRGSAIHLLALVYLLYSILKEILIERGYLNSPSSLETSFLVYLILMTLALRFQFLMMKRKLQNRYERLKEADSLREKIFYYMDAMISGPLKSMKDKLISYRESTQKVKDKNLVKEVVEVQSSIDNVMDDIIELSRLEVLKEVPFKEQVNFISFINEVIPEDDITYSIKVNPETEIHNSLDLINSVVVRLVDFPPFKEFNHNDLIITQDLRGNVHFRFLLFHSNPKVSQRLFSDLVENYNTLTPVKVKWAIILEIVRLLGAKIDFKIIKKKYLKIDLGIAAIVPVSELQPVKESKINGQSISTKPEKEDWKVTLKRIWKFLKETEIKIPNFKKKK, from the coding sequence ATGAAATTCTTTATATTCAATCGACTCCTAATATTAGCTCTTTTTTTATTTGTTTCCAATTGCACTCGTTCCACCGATGAAAACACCGTCGTATTACGTTTGGATGGTGACGACTGGGGAATTTATTTTAACGATAATGCAGATATCCTCAGCAATGAATTTAACGCTAACAACTTAGATATCATCACAGTCCCAAGTAATTTCAGAAACTTAAACAGAAGTTATCGCGGATCCATTTGGGTGAGAAAGAGTTTCGACATCACTACAGAACAACACCAAAAATCATTGGCCCTACAGCTGGGAAAAATCTACGAGTCGGATGAAGTGTTTATCAACGGAGTACTGATTGGTAAAAATAATTCTGCGTTCGGAAAAGATCCAGATGAATTTGCTTTTGGTAGACCTAGGATTTATCCAATTCCCCATGACTTATTATTAGATGGGGAAAATGTCCTAATTATAAAAATTGATTCCTCGTTATCTACTTCCGCAGGAATTATTACAGGACCAATCCGTATTGTCACTTACGAAGAAGCTTTAAATGGAAATCTTTATGATTCTCTCGTAGAACTTATCTTTGTTGGATTTTATCTCTTTATAGCTCTATTTTTCTTTATTAATTTCTTTAACCTAAGAGATAAAAAAGAATACTTTAGCTTCAGTATACTAGCGCTTATTTTTTCTGCCTATGAATTGTCTAAAAATGAAGTTCGATTCTTTTTAATCGATCATTTCGCAGTGTTAAAGTTTATAGAATATTCTTTTTTGTTTATTCTTCCCTATGGTTTTATTAAATTCATCCAGGATTTCTTTGAATTAAAACCTTTTAAATACCAGAGAATATACCTCCTAACTCAGTTTCTCTTTATTGCTGTTTTTGCTTTAGTCCACAATCCAGTATTTTGGTATAACTTTATTGGTTATTGGGATATTCATTTACTCGTTGTCATCGCTTATGCAATCTATGTTACATTTATAAAATTCCGTGATCAAACACGAGGATCGGCAATTCACTTGCTCGCTCTTGTTTATTTGCTTTATTCTATTTTAAAAGAAATTTTAATCGAAAGAGGATACCTGAATTCTCCCTCTTCTCTCGAAACCAGTTTTTTGGTTTATTTGATCTTAATGACCCTTGCGTTACGTTTTCAATTTTTGATGATGAAGAGAAAACTTCAAAATCGATACGAAAGATTGAAAGAAGCAGACTCATTACGTGAAAAGATTTTTTATTATATGGATGCAATGATTTCAGGCCCCTTAAAATCCATGAAAGACAAGCTGATTTCATATAGAGAGTCTACTCAGAAAGTTAAGGATAAAAATCTAGTAAAAGAAGTGGTTGAAGTTCAATCATCCATTGACAATGTAATGGATGATATTATTGAACTTTCGAGATTGGAAGTACTCAAAGAGGTACCTTTTAAAGAACAAGTGAACTTTATTTCCTTCATCAATGAAGTCATTCCAGAAGATGATATAACTTATTCGATTAAGGTAAACCCAGAGACGGAAATCCACAACAGTTTAGATTTAATTAACTCTGTAGTGGTGAGACTCGTTGATTTCCCTCCTTTTAAAGAGTTCAATCACAATGATTTGATCATCACACAAGATTTAAGAGGAAATGTTCACTTTCGGTTTTTACTATTTCACAGCAATCCCAAAGTTTCACAAAGATTATTTAGTGATTTAGTGGAAAACTATAATACTTTAACGCCTGTAAAAGTTAAATGGGCGATCATACTAGAAATAGTACGCCTACTCGGCGCAAAAATAGATTTCAAAATCATTAAAAAGAAATATCTCAAAATCGACTTAGGCATTGCGGCGATTGTACCCGTTTCCGAACTACAGCCAGTAAAGGAATCAAAAATCAACGGCCAATCTATATCGACCAAACCAGAGAAGGAAGACTGGAAGGTAACTTTAAAACGTATTTGGAAATTTCTTAAAGAAACTGAAATTAAAATTCCCAATTTCAAAAAGAAAAAATAA
- a CDS encoding Crp/Fnr family transcriptional regulator — protein MKAFAGCQELSFSKYEFLFHGGDKVSYMDLLVTGDLQVFKYDGNMNEVTLTFFRPVSIIAEWAVIQGIPYPASGRFTKNSTILRMPLTEVQSRIHKNIELNHILMHSLMNKIETLNLAINRGLTMDAMQRVAHFLFYGTPDSLTLKQTQMASLLYLRPETFSRILKQLKDQGFIDTQKGEISILDKEGLLKILA, from the coding sequence ATGAAAGCATTTGCAGGATGCCAGGAATTATCTTTTTCAAAATATGAATTTTTATTCCATGGCGGTGACAAAGTTTCCTATATGGATTTACTTGTTACAGGAGACTTACAGGTTTTCAAATACGATGGGAACATGAATGAAGTGACTTTAACTTTCTTTCGACCAGTGAGTATCATAGCAGAGTGGGCGGTCATCCAAGGAATTCCTTATCCTGCTTCTGGAAGATTCACTAAAAATAGCACAATATTAAGAATGCCATTAACAGAAGTACAAAGCCGCATTCATAAAAATATAGAACTCAATCACATTTTAATGCATTCACTGATGAACAAAATTGAAACCTTAAATTTGGCAATCAATCGTGGCCTAACAATGGATGCAATGCAAAGGGTGGCTCATTTTTTATTTTATGGGACGCCGGACTCGCTAACTTTGAAACAAACACAAATGGCATCTTTACTCTATTTAAGACCAGAAACATTTTCCAGAATCCTAAAACAACTTAAGGACCAAGGCTTCATTGACACCCAAAAAGGCGAAATCTCCATTTTGGACAAAGAGGGTTTACTAAAAATTTTAGCTTAG
- a CDS encoding NnrS family protein: MKKIFFQHSLWNTAFRPFFWFGSTYGIFVIGFWLLLLSNTVTNPIKINSIHWHSYEMVFGFSKAIVLGFLFTAVQNWTNSSILKGKNLFFLLLFWTLGRFSMYPLGLPSYLSFGLDISSDLMVIYLLVPKLMVPTQKHNRPIVFHYALFTIFHLLSGLSARSVFEPEQTLLFVHLSIFVILFLIMIIGGRVVPFFSGVVIPGYSFKRIPKLESAILYLPFAFYLFKLTQGVLIPSTLTNIDFTKFNLVTLALILSFLIGLSLFVTNSIRFLSWKPWKSYKKPILWILYMGYFWVCLGFLFYSLAELGYFPVSSAIHCLTVGGIGVFIYGMITRVSLGHTGRSIVASRLTVFAYVIFNFAVIVRVFFPLFGEYRYAYHLSGMIWILTFLIFLLQYTKILFSPRPDGKPS, translated from the coding sequence ATGAAGAAGATATTTTTTCAGCACAGTTTGTGGAATACGGCATTCCGACCTTTTTTTTGGTTCGGTTCTACTTATGGAATTTTTGTCATTGGATTTTGGTTATTATTACTTTCAAATACAGTAACTAACCCAATCAAGATTAATTCCATCCATTGGCATTCCTATGAAATGGTTTTTGGTTTTTCCAAAGCAATCGTACTCGGCTTCCTTTTTACTGCAGTTCAAAATTGGACAAACTCTAGTATTCTAAAAGGAAAAAATCTATTTTTTCTCCTTCTATTTTGGACCTTAGGTAGATTTTCAATGTACCCTCTTGGCCTTCCTTCCTATTTATCTTTCGGTTTGGACATTAGCTCTGATCTAATGGTCATCTACTTATTAGTCCCTAAACTTATGGTACCTACACAAAAACACAACAGGCCCATTGTATTTCATTATGCACTCTTTACGATATTTCACTTGTTAAGTGGGCTCTCTGCTCGTTCGGTTTTCGAGCCAGAACAAACTTTGTTATTTGTTCATTTAAGTATTTTTGTAATTTTATTTTTGATTATGATCATTGGAGGACGTGTTGTTCCCTTCTTTTCAGGAGTTGTCATCCCAGGATATTCCTTCAAACGAATTCCTAAATTAGAATCCGCCATCCTTTATTTGCCGTTTGCCTTTTATCTTTTTAAACTCACCCAAGGAGTCTTAATACCGAGTACTTTAACAAATATTGACTTCACAAAATTTAATTTAGTTACATTGGCACTCATTCTTTCTTTTTTAATTGGTTTATCATTATTTGTTACCAATAGCATACGATTTCTTTCTTGGAAACCTTGGAAGTCTTACAAAAAACCTATATTATGGATCTTGTATATGGGATACTTCTGGGTTTGTTTAGGATTTTTGTTCTATAGTTTGGCGGAACTTGGATACTTCCCTGTCTCTTCAGCAATCCACTGTCTAACAGTTGGCGGAATCGGAGTTTTTATTTATGGGATGATCACAAGAGTGAGTTTAGGACATACAGGAAGAAGTATTGTTGCCTCCCGACTCACAGTATTTGCGTATGTTATTTTTAATTTTGCTGTGATCGTTCGCGTTTTCTTTCCATTGTTTGGAGAATATAGATATGCATACCATCTATCTGGTATGATTTGGATTCTAACATTTTTGATATTTCTTTTACAATACACGAAGATTTTGTTTAGCCCAAGACCTGACGGAAAACCATCATAA
- a CDS encoding nitric oxide reductase activation protein NorD yields the protein MEWDQFIFYQGHTLWKKIRKKLKTPSPYYGYDLKSEEVRIIRYLQTLKKEPVTLILGGDSISLGQNFLKFPELVHWFVSETISKKFVRIFLAYLSFLFDMQQELKTKNAVNSVSSKKFFNHFRKFLKKFPGIILDWKEIRKERLEIRKKDQTQYKKINSILLTAQTSVTDTKQIFPAGKDFVSQSKKQKIQSKESKQKLDPNEAELLEVDEKKIEEYTLGHNFEKIETVEEFDGQWRDIDGEEDMEEEEALQELNLKHIIRTEDPVHTTRTSESGSGTLLEIADARDEGKSFTYSEWDYKQKKYKPNYCSVVEEYPKQTDVGYTKNVLKKQHSHLIQLKKKMMALLNQTRIKKRLVAGADIDLDALVDRYADLKAKISPSESIYMNPIRDISDMVLYFLVDLSLSTDSWIQEKRVLDVERESLLLFSECLEDLKIPFGIAGFYSRTRNYNQFIHIKKLSESWTVARDRLGPLSPIGYTRVGPSLRHTSSILKETSYKQKWIILITDARPNDYDQYEGKYGIEDVNKAVGECLLNGIQVYTLAIGTEEKPTIPAMMRNASYQMLFHPERLLDSLQEFFRRAIIV from the coding sequence TTGGAATGGGACCAGTTCATATTCTACCAAGGCCATACACTTTGGAAAAAAATTCGTAAAAAACTTAAAACTCCGAGTCCCTATTATGGATATGATTTAAAATCAGAAGAAGTTCGAATCATCCGGTATTTACAAACTCTAAAAAAAGAACCAGTCACTTTGATTCTTGGAGGTGATTCCATTTCCTTGGGTCAAAACTTTTTAAAATTTCCAGAACTGGTACATTGGTTTGTATCAGAAACCATTTCCAAAAAATTTGTTCGGATTTTCCTTGCTTATCTTTCTTTTCTTTTTGATATGCAGCAAGAATTGAAAACGAAAAATGCGGTTAATTCAGTTTCTTCAAAAAAATTTTTTAATCACTTCCGAAAGTTTTTAAAAAAATTTCCGGGCATCATTTTAGATTGGAAAGAAATCCGAAAGGAAAGATTGGAGATTCGTAAAAAAGACCAAACACAATATAAAAAAATAAATTCTATCTTACTTACTGCCCAAACATCCGTTACTGATACAAAACAAATTTTCCCAGCTGGAAAAGACTTTGTATCCCAATCAAAGAAACAAAAAATTCAATCGAAAGAATCAAAACAAAAGTTGGATCCAAACGAAGCGGAACTTTTAGAAGTCGATGAGAAAAAAATCGAAGAGTACACCTTGGGTCACAATTTTGAAAAAATTGAAACTGTTGAAGAGTTTGATGGGCAATGGCGTGATATTGATGGGGAAGAGGATATGGAAGAGGAGGAGGCTTTACAAGAGCTAAATCTAAAACATATCATTCGAACAGAAGATCCCGTCCATACAACGCGAACTAGTGAATCAGGATCGGGAACTTTACTGGAAATCGCCGATGCAAGGGATGAGGGGAAAAGTTTTACTTATTCGGAGTGGGATTATAAACAAAAAAAATATAAACCAAACTATTGTTCTGTGGTAGAAGAATACCCAAAACAAACTGATGTTGGTTATACAAAAAATGTTTTAAAAAAACAACATTCGCATTTAATCCAATTAAAAAAGAAAATGATGGCACTGCTTAACCAAACTCGGATTAAAAAACGATTGGTGGCCGGAGCTGATATTGACTTGGATGCTCTCGTAGATCGGTATGCAGATCTCAAAGCCAAAATTAGCCCTTCCGAATCGATTTATATGAATCCCATTCGGGATATATCAGATATGGTCCTTTATTTTCTTGTCGACTTAAGTTTATCTACTGATTCTTGGATTCAAGAAAAAAGAGTTTTGGATGTCGAAAGAGAAAGTCTACTTTTGTTTTCAGAATGTTTGGAAGACCTAAAAATTCCATTTGGGATTGCGGGTTTTTATTCACGGACTCGTAACTACAATCAATTCATTCATATAAAGAAATTATCAGAATCTTGGACGGTGGCACGAGATCGTTTAGGTCCACTTTCCCCTATTGGATACACGCGCGTGGGTCCATCTTTACGTCATACAAGTTCGATACTAAAAGAAACCTCTTACAAACAAAAATGGATTATTTTAATCACCGATGCTCGTCCCAATGATTATGATCAATATGAAGGAAAGTATGGAATTGAGGACGTAAACAAAGCGGTCGGAGAATGTTTGTTAAATGGAATTCAGGTTTATACCTTGGCTATAGGAACTGAAGAAAAACCAACAATTCCTGCTATGATGAGAAATGCTAGTTATCAAATGTTGTTCCATCCAGAAAGGCTCCTCGATTCTCTCCAAGAATTTTTTCGAAGAGCCATTATAGTATGA
- a CDS encoding CbbQ/NirQ/NorQ/GpvN family protein produces MLTKKAPYYEPIGKEIEIFQMAAENSLPLLLKGPTGSGKSRFLEYMAHLMGRRLITILCNDETSSVDLVGRFLVKGADTIWMDGPLTTGVKEGAIVYLDEIAEARPDTLVTIHSLTDHRRTLFLERKNEEIIAHPDFLLVASYNPGYQRGFKELKPSTKQRFLGMDFPYPKPSVEEKIIVGETGIGEPIAKKLVQFAGLVRNKQELGLAETVSTRLLVSCAKLITKGLPSRLAGRTAIILPLSDDIDTVAALQDSFDLIF; encoded by the coding sequence ATGTTAACGAAGAAAGCACCCTATTACGAACCAATCGGTAAGGAAATAGAAATCTTTCAAATGGCGGCAGAGAATTCTCTGCCGCTTCTGTTGAAAGGCCCTACTGGATCAGGTAAATCTCGGTTTTTGGAATATATGGCCCACTTAATGGGACGAAGGCTCATCACCATCTTGTGTAATGATGAAACTTCTTCCGTTGATTTAGTCGGAAGATTTTTGGTGAAAGGAGCTGATACCATTTGGATGGATGGACCACTCACAACGGGAGTCAAAGAAGGAGCTATTGTGTATTTGGATGAAATTGCAGAAGCAAGACCAGACACACTTGTAACGATCCATTCATTAACAGACCACCGTCGCACTTTATTTCTCGAAAGAAAAAATGAAGAAATCATAGCACATCCAGATTTTTTACTCGTAGCATCCTATAACCCTGGATACCAAAGAGGGTTTAAAGAACTAAAACCATCCACCAAACAACGGTTTCTTGGAATGGACTTTCCTTATCCCAAACCTTCGGTTGAGGAAAAAATCATTGTGGGAGAAACGGGGATTGGTGAACCAATCGCTAAAAAATTAGTTCAATTTGCGGGTCTTGTCAGAAACAAACAAGAACTAGGTTTGGCCGAAACCGTATCCACAAGATTACTCGTGTCATGTGCAAAATTGATAACAAAGGGGCTTCCCTCGCGCCTTGCCGGAAGAACTGCCATCATCCTTCCTTTGTCCGATGATATCGATACGGTTGCTGCCTTACAAGACAGCTTTGATCTGATCTTTTAG
- a CDS encoding cbb3-type cytochrome c oxidase subunit I, producing the protein MRFQSQKVAYWFFATCMLLLSLQIVYGFIMGFARIGMDGLHDYIPFNTARATHTNLLVVWLLTGFMGAAYYIIPEESDRELYSVKLAYIQLISWVVVGVIAIIGFHFNWWEGRKFLEIPRPLDYLVVVNVLTFLFNIAMTIWEAKKRSTTQLVLFFGLLCAALLYLPGMIYFDNQTIDSYFRWWVVHLWVEGVWELIMGGILSFLLIKLTGVDREVIEKWLYVVVGLTFLSGILGTGHHYYWIGTPKYWLMVGGIFSALEPLAFLGMAIWALNMYRKKGKNHPNKIALYWTLGSAMMSFIGAGFLGFAHTWPSVNQWTHGTLITAMHGHLAFWGAYAMLVLAVISYAMPNLTGRKLFTGMSGYLAFWASNIGMLGMTGALAVAGITQVYLERKLGMDFLVVQKEIVFHFIGMLLAATLFTVGITYFIVDFIRHGLPSNEALGKNVGDLD; encoded by the coding sequence ATGAGATTCCAATCACAAAAGGTCGCATATTGGTTCTTTGCAACTTGTATGTTACTCTTATCTTTACAAATCGTATATGGTTTCATTATGGGATTTGCTCGTATCGGTATGGATGGACTACATGATTATATTCCGTTCAATACCGCACGTGCTACTCATACAAATTTACTCGTAGTATGGTTGTTAACTGGTTTTATGGGGGCTGCTTATTACATCATTCCTGAAGAATCAGACAGGGAGTTGTATAGTGTCAAACTTGCCTACATCCAACTCATTTCTTGGGTTGTTGTTGGGGTAATCGCTATCATAGGATTCCACTTCAATTGGTGGGAAGGACGTAAGTTCTTGGAAATCCCGAGGCCACTTGACTATTTGGTTGTTGTGAATGTTCTAACATTTTTGTTTAACATTGCTATGACCATTTGGGAGGCCAAAAAAAGAAGTACAACACAACTTGTTCTCTTCTTTGGTTTATTATGCGCCGCCTTACTCTATTTACCTGGTATGATTTACTTCGACAACCAAACGATAGATTCTTACTTTCGCTGGTGGGTGGTACATCTTTGGGTAGAAGGAGTATGGGAACTCATTATGGGTGGTATCCTTTCTTTTTTACTGATCAAACTCACGGGAGTAGATAGAGAAGTCATTGAAAAATGGCTCTATGTAGTTGTGGGTTTGACCTTCCTTTCTGGAATTTTGGGAACGGGTCACCACTACTATTGGATCGGCACACCTAAGTATTGGCTTATGGTCGGCGGTATTTTTTCTGCCTTAGAACCACTTGCTTTCCTTGGTATGGCCATCTGGGCTCTCAATATGTATCGCAAAAAAGGAAAAAACCATCCGAACAAAATTGCACTCTATTGGACACTGGGAAGTGCGATGATGTCTTTTATTGGAGCAGGATTCCTCGGTTTTGCTCATACTTGGCCTTCGGTTAACCAATGGACCCATGGAACACTTATCACTGCGATGCATGGACACCTTGCTTTCTGGGGAGCCTACGCAATGTTAGTGTTAGCTGTGATTTCTTATGCGATGCCTAACCTTACGGGAAGAAAACTATTTACAGGAATGTCTGGTTATTTAGCATTCTGGGCATCCAATATTGGGATGTTAGGAATGACTGGAGCACTCGCTGTTGCCGGGATCACACAAGTGTATTTAGAACGTAAGTTGGGTATGGACTTTTTGGTTGTTCAAAAAGAAATTGTATTCCATTTTATTGGAATGTTACTTGCGGCAACCCTCTTTACTGTTGGGATCACATACTTTATTGTTGATTTCATTCGTCATGGTCTTCCATCGAATGAAGCTCTCGGTAAAAATGTTGGTGACCTCGATTAA